A genomic window from Brassica oleracea var. oleracea cultivar TO1000 chromosome C8, BOL, whole genome shotgun sequence includes:
- the LOC106311973 gene encoding uncharacterized protein LOC106311973 isoform X2, which translates to MLLHCNASCCTSTFSLVSSSLRRHDHPEDSQDTVIRRRHNARSLSLFTRHNQNLKQNKNLNESQETFVPPRHDDDDRSKLLELSLVTRRTPQFPGSIYAQSASDPDIASSLPSLRKFLGSDGEGESEREMIAKALEIRRKVTKEIIKESLVRKGRFGITYATNVTDRLGEFVDHVMIEAAALKRMPEFSETRFNIRARTVIEDSNFVPLVRWLKYHEFSYNRIGKIICMSKGNLDSIRIMIEWLKTIHVKGEFIGVAFLRSGDNILQRSREELDEIVEYLESNGVRRDWMGYVVGRCPELLSFSMEEVKTRVDFFMKMGMNQNDFGTMVFDYPKILGFFSFEEMEKKISYLKEFGLSTEDVGRLLAFKPHLMGCSIEERWKPLVKYFYYLGISKQGMKRILVVKPILYCIDLEKTIAPKDMGIPNEAIGNMLVKFPSLLTNSLYKKIRPVVIFLLTRAGVSQKDIGKVIAMDPALLGCSIGTKLEPNMRYYVSLGIRIHQLGEMIADFPMLLRYNVDILRPKYSYLRRTMIRPLQDLIEFPRFFSYSLERRIIPRHTTMVENRVNFKLRYMLACTDGEFERRVRDKVERRERFEAGLDSEDSQLLDDTISDEEVASSDSPEVEED; encoded by the exons ATGCTTCTCCACTGCAACGCAAGCTGCTGCACCTCAACCTTCTCCCTCGTCTCCTCCTCTCTCCGCCGTCACGACCATCCCGAAGACTCGCAGGACACAGTTATCCGTCGCCGTCACAATGCTAGATCCCTTTCTCTCTTCACCCGCCACAACCAAAACCTGAAGCAGAACAAAAACCTTAACGAATCCCAAGAAACCTTCGTCCCACCGCGGCATGACGATGACGACAGATCGAAGCTGCTCGAGCTCTCTCTCGTGACCAGAAGAACTCCGCAGTTCCCTGGCTCAATCTACGCCCAATCAGCTTCCGATCCCGACATCGCCTCCTCTCTTCCTTCGCTCCGTAAATTCCTCGGCTCAGATGGCGAGGGAGAGAGCGAGAGGGAGATGATAGCCAAGGCGCTGGAGATAAGGAGGAAAGTGACGAAGGAGATTATCAAAGAGTCTTTGGTGAGGAAAGGGAGGTTCGGGATCACGTACGCTACTAATGTGACTGATCGTTTGGGTGAGTTCGTTGATCATGTGATGATCGAAGCTGCGGCTTTGAAGCGTATGCCGGAGTTTTCGGAGACGAGGTTCAACATTCGCGCCAGGACGGTGATAGAGGACTCCAACTTCGTGCCTCTTGTAAG GTGGTTGAAGTACCATGAGTTTTCATACAATAGAATTGGGAAGATCATATGCATGTCCAAAGGAAACCTTGACTCCATAAGAATCATGATCGAGTGGCTCAAAACCATTCATGTGAAAGGCGAATTCATAGGAGTTGCCTTCTTGAGATCTGGGGACAACATCTTGCAACGTAGCCGCGAAGAGCTAGACGAGATTGTTGAGTATCTAGAGAGCAATGGTGTGAGGAGGGATTGGATGGGATACGTGGTTGGCCGGTGTCCGGAGTTGCTTTCTTTCAGCATGGAAGAAGTCAAAACCCGTGTTGATTTCTTCATGAAAATGGGTATGAATCAGAATGACTTTGGCACTATGGTGTTTGATTATCCAAAGATACTTGGGTTCTTTTCCTTCGAGGAGATGGAGAAAAAG ATAAGTTACCTGAAAGAGTTTGGGCTTAGCACAGAAGATGTTGGGAGACTGTTAGCCTTCAAGCCACACCTCATGGGGTGCAGTATCGAAGAAAGATGGAAGCCTCTAGTCAAATATTTCTACTACCTCGGAATCTCCAAACAAGGGATGAAAAGAATCCTTGTTGTGAAACCAATTCTTTACTGCATTGATTTGGAGAAGACAATTGCACCAAAG GACATGGGTATTCCGAATGAGGCAATTGGAAACATGTTAGTAAAGTTTCCTTCTTTACTAACCAATAGCCTCTACAAGAAAATCCGACCAGTG GTTATTTTTCTGTTGACCAGAGCAGGAGTGAGCCAGAAGGATATTGGTAAAGTTATAGCAATGGATCCAGCTCTTCTTGGATGTAGCATAGGGACGAAGCTAGAACCGAACATGAGATACTATGTATCGTTAGGGATCAGAATCCATCAACTAGGTGAAATGATTGCTGACTTCCCTATGCTGCTCAGATATAACGTTGATATACTGCGTCCTAAATACAGCTACTTGCGAAGAACAATGATCCGTCCGCTTCAAGATCTCATTGAGTTTCCCAG ATTCTTTAGCTACTCACTGGAGCGTCGGATAATCCCAAGGCACACCACTATGGTTGAGAACAGAGTTAATTTCAAACTCAGGTACATGTTGGCTTGTACTGATGGAGAATTTGAGAGGAGAGTGAGAGACAAAGTGGAGAGAAGAGAGAGATTCGAAGCTGGTCTTGACTCTGAGGACTCTCAGCTGCTGGATGATACTATCTCCGATGAGGAGGTAGCCTCCTCAGACTCTCCGGAGGTAGAGGAAGATTGA
- the LOC106311973 gene encoding uncharacterized protein LOC106311973 isoform X1: MLLHCNASCCTSTFSLVSSSLRRHDHPEDSQDTVIRRRHNARSLSLFTRHNQNLKQNKNLNESQETFVPPRHDDDDRSKLLELSLVTRRTPQFPGSIYAQSASDPDIASSLPSLRKFLGSDGEGESEREMIAKALEIRRKVTKEIIKESLVRKGRFGITYATNVTDRLGEFVDHVMIEAAALKRMPEFSETRFNIRARTVIEDSNFVPLVRWLKYHEFSYNRIGKIICMSKGNLDSIRIMIEWLKTIHVKGEFIGVAFLRSGDNILQRSREELDEIVEYLESNGVRRDWMGYVVGRCPELLSFSMEEVKTRVDFFMKMGMNQNDFGTMVFDYPKILGFFSFEEMEKKISYLKEFGLSTEDVGRLLAFKPHLMGCSIEERWKPLVKYFYYLGISKQGMKRILVVKPILYCIDLEKTIAPKVRFFQDMGIPNEAIGNMLVKFPSLLTNSLYKKIRPVVIFLLTRAGVSQKDIGKVIAMDPALLGCSIGTKLEPNMRYYVSLGIRIHQLGEMIADFPMLLRYNVDILRPKYSYLRRTMIRPLQDLIEFPRFFSYSLERRIIPRHTTMVENRVNFKLRYMLACTDGEFERRVRDKVERRERFEAGLDSEDSQLLDDTISDEEVASSDSPEVEED, from the exons ATGCTTCTCCACTGCAACGCAAGCTGCTGCACCTCAACCTTCTCCCTCGTCTCCTCCTCTCTCCGCCGTCACGACCATCCCGAAGACTCGCAGGACACAGTTATCCGTCGCCGTCACAATGCTAGATCCCTTTCTCTCTTCACCCGCCACAACCAAAACCTGAAGCAGAACAAAAACCTTAACGAATCCCAAGAAACCTTCGTCCCACCGCGGCATGACGATGACGACAGATCGAAGCTGCTCGAGCTCTCTCTCGTGACCAGAAGAACTCCGCAGTTCCCTGGCTCAATCTACGCCCAATCAGCTTCCGATCCCGACATCGCCTCCTCTCTTCCTTCGCTCCGTAAATTCCTCGGCTCAGATGGCGAGGGAGAGAGCGAGAGGGAGATGATAGCCAAGGCGCTGGAGATAAGGAGGAAAGTGACGAAGGAGATTATCAAAGAGTCTTTGGTGAGGAAAGGGAGGTTCGGGATCACGTACGCTACTAATGTGACTGATCGTTTGGGTGAGTTCGTTGATCATGTGATGATCGAAGCTGCGGCTTTGAAGCGTATGCCGGAGTTTTCGGAGACGAGGTTCAACATTCGCGCCAGGACGGTGATAGAGGACTCCAACTTCGTGCCTCTTGTAAG GTGGTTGAAGTACCATGAGTTTTCATACAATAGAATTGGGAAGATCATATGCATGTCCAAAGGAAACCTTGACTCCATAAGAATCATGATCGAGTGGCTCAAAACCATTCATGTGAAAGGCGAATTCATAGGAGTTGCCTTCTTGAGATCTGGGGACAACATCTTGCAACGTAGCCGCGAAGAGCTAGACGAGATTGTTGAGTATCTAGAGAGCAATGGTGTGAGGAGGGATTGGATGGGATACGTGGTTGGCCGGTGTCCGGAGTTGCTTTCTTTCAGCATGGAAGAAGTCAAAACCCGTGTTGATTTCTTCATGAAAATGGGTATGAATCAGAATGACTTTGGCACTATGGTGTTTGATTATCCAAAGATACTTGGGTTCTTTTCCTTCGAGGAGATGGAGAAAAAG ATAAGTTACCTGAAAGAGTTTGGGCTTAGCACAGAAGATGTTGGGAGACTGTTAGCCTTCAAGCCACACCTCATGGGGTGCAGTATCGAAGAAAGATGGAAGCCTCTAGTCAAATATTTCTACTACCTCGGAATCTCCAAACAAGGGATGAAAAGAATCCTTGTTGTGAAACCAATTCTTTACTGCATTGATTTGGAGAAGACAATTGCACCAAAG GTTAGATTTTTCCAGGACATGGGTATTCCGAATGAGGCAATTGGAAACATGTTAGTAAAGTTTCCTTCTTTACTAACCAATAGCCTCTACAAGAAAATCCGACCAGTG GTTATTTTTCTGTTGACCAGAGCAGGAGTGAGCCAGAAGGATATTGGTAAAGTTATAGCAATGGATCCAGCTCTTCTTGGATGTAGCATAGGGACGAAGCTAGAACCGAACATGAGATACTATGTATCGTTAGGGATCAGAATCCATCAACTAGGTGAAATGATTGCTGACTTCCCTATGCTGCTCAGATATAACGTTGATATACTGCGTCCTAAATACAGCTACTTGCGAAGAACAATGATCCGTCCGCTTCAAGATCTCATTGAGTTTCCCAG ATTCTTTAGCTACTCACTGGAGCGTCGGATAATCCCAAGGCACACCACTATGGTTGAGAACAGAGTTAATTTCAAACTCAGGTACATGTTGGCTTGTACTGATGGAGAATTTGAGAGGAGAGTGAGAGACAAAGTGGAGAGAAGAGAGAGATTCGAAGCTGGTCTTGACTCTGAGGACTCTCAGCTGCTGGATGATACTATCTCCGATGAGGAGGTAGCCTCCTCAGACTCTCCGGAGGTAGAGGAAGATTGA
- the LOC106310793 gene encoding putative F-box/kelch-repeat protein At2g29810, with translation MAVISDIPDGDNGGAPNKKPQEQPEEVTSLESLPDVLIEHIIARVPRCNHPEISLVSKLFRRIIASPGLRLTRSNLAISEHVLYALLAFPPHPPSWHILYRSNASLRLRRVTTLPLMPYGSAVVTIGHDIYVIGGSDGTRYLSNVTVVDCRTHTCRSLPSMRVARFRAAAGVIDGKIYVMGGCENRISKDWVESFDLERQIWLGTGAEVSDESGGFVTYDVVKDKIYVLGRRQSLNVCEPKEGRIIIWEGAASELTGLWQGSSCVVDDLLYTIDPMCWRGHPIIVFDPEEGVVEGVWKPVKGVYGLPPCFHWYAYESRMANVGGKLVILVGNQSQLWNYYGDKYIWCVEIALERRQGGEIWGRVESVDVVFKTTESSPIIELCRTVIV, from the coding sequence ATGGCTGTGATCTCTGACATTCCCGACGGTGATAACGGCGGAGCTCCTAACAAGAAACCGCAAGAACAACCCGAAGAAGTGACTTCTTTGGAATCATTACCCGACGTTCTCATCGAGCACATCATCGCAAGAGTCCCGAGATGTAACCACCCGGAGATATCACTCGTCTCCAAACTCTTCCGTCGCATCATCGCTTCGCCGGGCCTCCGCCTCACGCGATCCAACCTCGCCATCTCCGAACACGTTCTTTACGCCTTGCTCGCGTTCCCTCCTCATCCCCCGAGCTGGCACATTCTCTATCGAAGCAACGCTTCTTTACGGCTGCGCAGAGTCACCACACTCCCTCTCATGCCTTATGGCTCCGCCGTCGTCACTATCGGACATGACATATACGTTATCGGTGGAAGCGACGGCACAAGATACTTATCGAACGTGACTGTCGTCGACTGCAGAACCCACACGTGTCGGTCTCTCCCGAGCATGAGAGTCGCTCGATTCCGCGCAGCCGCGGGGGTCATTGACGGGAAGATCTACGTAATGGGAGGTTGCGAGAATCGAATATCTAAAGATTGGGTTGAGTCGTTCGATCTTGAGAGACAGATATGGCTTGGAACGGGAGCGGAAGTATCTGATGAGAGTGGAGGGTTCGTGACGTATGATGTTGTGAAAGACAAGATCTATGTATTGGGTCGTCGTCAATCTCTAAACGTTTGCGAACCTAAAGAAGGTAGAATAATAATATGGGAGGGTGCTGCAAGTGAGTTAACGGGTTTGTGGCAAGGGTCTTCTTGTGTGGTTGATGATTTGTTGTATACCATTGATCCTATGTGTTGGCGTGGGCATCCAATAATCGTTTTTGATCCAGAGGAGGGTGTAGTGGAGGGGGTTTGGAAGCCTGTGAAAGGTGTATATGGTTTGCCTCCTTGTTTCCATTGGTATGCTTACGAGTCTAGAATGGCGAATGTTGGTGGGAAGTTGGTGATCTTGGTCGGTAACCAGAGCCAGTTGTGGAATTATTACGGCGATAAATATATCTGGTGCGTGGAGATTGCTTTGGAGAGGCGTCAAGGAGGTGAGATTTGGGGGAGAGTTGAATCAGTAGATGTTGTGTTTAAAACCACCGAGTCCTCGCCTATCATTGAGCTTTGTCGGACTGTTATCGTTTGA
- the LOC106307684 gene encoding glycine-rich RNA-binding protein GRP1A isoform X1: MASPDVEYRCFVGGLAWATDDRALETAFSQYGDVLDSKIINDRETGRSRGFGFVTFKDEKSMKDAIEGMNGQDLDGRSITVNEAQSRGGGGGGGRGGGGGGYRSGGGGGYGGGGGGYGGGGGRREGGYSGGGGGGYSSRGGGGGGGYGGRRDGGEGGGYGGSGGGGW; the protein is encoded by the exons ATGGCGTCCCCTGATGTCGAGTACCGGTGCTTCGTTGGAGGTCTAGCATGGGCCACCGATGACAGAGCTCTCGAGACCGCCTTCTCCCAATACGGCGACGTTCTCGATTCCAAG ATCATTAACGATCGTGAGACGGGACGATCAAGGGGGTTCGGATTCGTCACTTTCAAGGATGAGAAGTCGATGAAGGATGCCATCGAGGGGATGAACGGGCAGGATCTCGACGGTCGCAGCATCACTGTGAACGAGGCTCAGTCTCGTGGAGGCGGTGGCGGGGGAGGCCGCGGCGGAGGCGGTGGTGGATACCGCAGCGGAGGTGGTGGTGGTTACGGAGGAGGCGGTGGTGGATACGGTGGAGGTGGTGGAAGACGCGAGGGTGGTTACAGTGGCGGTGGTGGAGGTGGTTACTCCTCGAGAGGAGGTGGTGGCGGTGGAGGCTACGGTGGCAGGCGTGATGGTGGTGAAGGTGGAGGTTACGGAGGAAGCGGTGGTGGTGGTTGGTAA
- the LOC106307684 gene encoding glycine-rich RNA-binding protein GRP1A isoform X2 has translation MLCYCYFLILKSIINDRETGRSRGFGFVTFKDEKSMKDAIEGMNGQDLDGRSITVNEAQSRGGGGGGGRGGGGGGYRSGGGGGYGGGGGGYGGGGGRREGGYSGGGGGGYSSRGGGGGGGYGGRRDGGEGGGYGGSGGGGW, from the exons ATGCTTTGTTACTGTTACTTTCTTATTCTCAAATCG ATCATTAACGATCGTGAGACGGGACGATCAAGGGGGTTCGGATTCGTCACTTTCAAGGATGAGAAGTCGATGAAGGATGCCATCGAGGGGATGAACGGGCAGGATCTCGACGGTCGCAGCATCACTGTGAACGAGGCTCAGTCTCGTGGAGGCGGTGGCGGGGGAGGCCGCGGCGGAGGCGGTGGTGGATACCGCAGCGGAGGTGGTGGTGGTTACGGAGGAGGCGGTGGTGGATACGGTGGAGGTGGTGGAAGACGCGAGGGTGGTTACAGTGGCGGTGGTGGAGGTGGTTACTCCTCGAGAGGAGGTGGTGGCGGTGGAGGCTACGGTGGCAGGCGTGATGGTGGTGAAGGTGGAGGTTACGGAGGAAGCGGTGGTGGTGGTTGGTAA
- the LOC106310980 gene encoding protein RADIALIS-like 2 isoform X1 — protein MASNSMSAYGSGSWTVKQNKAFERALATYDEDTPDRWYNVARAVGGTTPDEAKRQYDILVRDIESIENGHVPFPNYKTTGGSTKGKLRDEEKRMRNMKLQ, from the exons ATGGCATCAAACTCAATGTCTGCTTATGGATCTGGCTCATGGACTGTTAAGCAGAACAAAGCCTTTGAGCGTGCTCTAGCAACGTATGACGAAGACACTCCTGACCGTTGGTACAATGTTGCTAGAGCGGTTGGTGGGACAACACCAGATGAAGCTAAAAGACAATATGACATTCTCGTGCGTGACATCGAAAGCATTGAGAATGGGCACGTGCCATTCCCTAACTACAAGACTACTGGAGGCAGCACCAAAGGCAAGCTGCGTGATGAGGAAAAAAG GATGAGAAACATGAAGCTACAGTGA
- the LOC106310980 gene encoding protein RADIALIS-like 2 isoform X2 — MASNSMSAYGSGSWTVKQNKAFERALATYDEDTPDRWYNVARAVGGTTPDEAKRQYDILVRDIESIENGHVPFPNYKTTGGSTKGKLRDEEKSVTQAL, encoded by the exons ATGGCATCAAACTCAATGTCTGCTTATGGATCTGGCTCATGGACTGTTAAGCAGAACAAAGCCTTTGAGCGTGCTCTAGCAACGTATGACGAAGACACTCCTGACCGTTGGTACAATGTTGCTAGAGCGGTTGGTGGGACAACACCAGATGAAGCTAAAAGACAATATGACATTCTCGTGCGTGACATCGAAAGCATTGAGAATGGGCACGTGCCATTCCCTAACTACAAGACTACTGGAGGCAGCACCAAAGGCAAGCTGCGTGATGAGGAAAAAAG TGTTACTCAAGCTTTGTGA
- the LOC106307986 gene encoding alcohol dehydrogenase-like 4 — protein METQGKVITCRAAVAWGAGEALVMEDVKVDPPQRLEVRLRILFTSICHTDLSAWKGENEAQQAYPRILGHEAAGIVESVGEGVEDMKAGDHVLPIFTGECGDCRVCKRDGANLCERFRVDPMKKVMVGDGKTRFFTSKDNKPIYHFLNTSTFSEYTVVDSACVVKVDPRFPLEKMSLLSCGVSTGVGAAWNVADIQPGSTVAIFGLGAVGLAVAEGARAKGASKIIGIDVNPAKFPLGRKVGISEFINPKESDKTVHERVMEITEGGVEYSFECAGRIEALREAFLSTNSGVGVTVLLGVHASPQLLPIHPMELFQGRSITASVFGGFKPKTQLPLLFTQCLQGQLNLDLFISHQLPFSDINEAMQLLHQGKALRCLLRL, from the exons ATGGAAACACAAGGAAAAGTTATCACCTGCAGAG CGGCTGTGGCATGGGGAGCAGGAGAAGCTCTAGTGATGGAGGATGTAAAAGTGGATCCTCCTCAGAGATTGGAAGTTAGATTACGAATCCTCTTCACTTCCATCTGTCACACCGATCTTAGCGCATGGAAAGGCGAG AACGAGGCTCAACAAGCATACCCTCGAATCCTTGGTCATGAGGCTGCAGG GATAGTGGAGAGCGTTGGGGAAGGAGTGGAAGATATGAAGGCAGGGGATCATGTGCTCCCTATTTTCACTGGAGAATGTGGTGATTGCAGAGTCTGCAAGCGTGACGGAGCCAATCTGTGCGAGAGGTTCCGAGTGGATCCAATGAAGAAAGTGATGGTAGGTGATGGGAAGACCAGGTTCTTCACCAGCAAAGACAACAAGCCCATCTACCATTTTCTTAACACATCCACCTTCTCCGAGTACACGGTCGTAGACTCGGCCTGTGTGGTGAAGGTGGACCCTCGGTTTCCTCTAGAGAAGATGAGCCTCCTCAGCTGCGGTGTCTCAACTG GAGTGGGTGCGGCCTGGAACGTGGCTGATATTCAGCCTGGCTCCACCGTCGCTATCTTTGGGCTGGGCGCTGTTGGGCTTGCGGTAGCTGAGGGTGCGAGAGCAAAGGGGGCCTCAAAAATCATTGGGATCGACGTCAACCCTGCCAAGTTCCCATTAG GGAGAAAAGTAGGGATAAGTGAGTTCATAAACCCAAAGGAGAGTGACAAGACGGTTCATGAGAGGGTGATGGAGATAACTGAGGGAGGAGTTGAGTACAGCTTCGAGTGTGCGGGAAGAATTGAAGCACTCCGAGAGGCTTTTTTGTCAACAAACTCGGGAGTGGGAGTGACAGTGTTGCTTGGCGTTCACGCAAGCCCACAGCTTCTACCTATCCATCCCATGGAGCTCTTCCAAGGCAGATCAATCACTGCCTCTGTTTTTGGAGGTTTCAAACCCAAAACACAGTTGCCTCTTCTATTCACACAGTGCCTCCAAGGTCAGCTCAATCTGGACCTCTTCATCTCTCACCAGCTTCCTTTCAGTGATATTAACGAAGCTATGCAGCTCCTACATCAGGGCAAGGCTCTCCGTTGTCTTCTCCGCCTCTGA
- the LOC106312291 gene encoding protein transport protein SEC23, protein MAEFAELESQDGVRMPWNIIPVATTKDHQPIDSEIPVSAIYTPLAHSTPLLPYAPLRCRTCRSVLNPYSVVDFSASTWGCPFCFNRNPFPLNYSSISDTNLPPELFPRSTTVEYLSSSSSSSPPPVFLFVVDTCLFSDELDFLRSSLSQALDLIPDVSVVGLIAFDSLVRVYELGFPHCNKSYFFHGNRDCSKDQLLDQLSFFVKSPKPSSGVIAGVRDGLSAEDIARFLPPAADCQFTLHSVLEELGSSQWPAAPDHRPGRCTGVALRIAACLLGACFPGSAARIMAFVGGPSTLGPGAIVSRELSEPIRSHKDIDKDSAPCYQEAVEFYEKLAKQLVHQGHVLDVFASSVDQVGIAEMKVAVEQTGGFVVLAESFGHSVFRDSLKRVFQSGENDLGLSSCGIFEINCSKGVKVQGIIGPCASLEKKGPLCSDTGIGQGHTSAWKMCGLGKSTSVCLVFEIAKRETADVVLQSQINQFYFQFLTYYQHSNGQTRLRVTTLSRRWVMGTENLQELTNGFDQEAAAVVMARLISFKMETQPEFNPQRWADKALVNLCSRFGEYQKGNASSFNLPSQLSNFPQFVFHLRRSQFVQVFNNSPDETAYFRMILNRENVSNSVVMIQPWLVSFTFNSQPEPIPLDVASIAADRILLLDAYFTLVIFHGATIAQWRKAGYHHQPEHQALVHLLQSPRDYSDTIINERFPIPRLVICDQYGSQARFLLAKLNPSSDGNGPFSGGSNVFTDDVSLSVFLDHLRRLIVH, encoded by the exons ATGGCAGAGTTCGCAGAGCTCGAATCTCAAGATGGAGTTAGAATGCCATGGAACATCATCCCCGTCGCAACCACCAAGGACCACCAACCCATCGACTCCGAGATCCCAGTTTCCGCCATCTACACACCTCTCGCCCACTCCACCCCTCTCCTCCCTTACGCTCCCCTCCGTTGCCGCACTTGCCGCTCCGTCTTAAACCCTTACTCCGTCGTCGACTTCTCCGCCTCCACCTGGGGCTGCCCTTTCTGCTTCAATCGCAACCCCTTCCCGTTAAACTACTCCTCGATCTCCGACACCAATCTCCCCCCGGAGCTTTTCCCTCGCTCCACAACCGTCGAGTACCTCTCCTCCTCCTCCTCCTCCTCTCCCCCTCCCGTCTTCCTCTTCGTCGTTGACACTTGCCTCTTCTCCGACGAACTCGATTTCCTCAGATCGTCTCTCTCCCAAGCCCTCGATCTCATCCCCGACGTCTCCGTCGTCGGACTCATCGCCTTCGATTCGTTAGTCCGCGTCTACGAGCTCGGGTTCCCGCACTGCAACAAATCTTACTTCTTCCATGGAAACAGAGACTGTTCCAAAGATCAGCTCCTTGATCAGCTCTCTTTCTTCGTCAAGAGCCCTAAACCTTCTTCCGGCGTCATCGCCGGCGTTCGTGACGGTCTCTCCGCAGAAGACATTGCTCGGTTTCTCCCACCAGCTGCCGATTGCCAGTTTACTCTCCACTCC GTTCTTGAGGAGCTTGGAAGCAGCCAGTGGCCGGCTGCACCTGATCACCGCCCCGGGAGGTGCACCGGTGTTGCGCTTCGTATAGCTGCTTGTCTCTTAGGAGCTTGCTTTCCTGGCTCCGCTGCTAGAATCATGGCTTTTGTTGGTGGACCTTCCACTCTAGGCCCTGGAGCT ATTGTTTCCCGGGAGCTTTCGGAACCAATCCGTTCTCATAAGGACATTGATAAAGATTCTGCTCCGTGTTATCAAGAAGCTGTAGAGTTCTATGAGAAGCTTGCGAAACAACTTGTTCACCAAGGCCATGTTCTTGATGTTTTCGCGAGTTCTGTTGATCAG GTTGGCATAGCTGAGATGAAAGTTGCAGTTGAGCAGACAGGTGGGTTTGTGGTGCTTGCTGAAAGTTTTGGCCATTCGGTGTTTAGGGATTCTCTCAAGCGGGTGTTTCAGTCAGGTGAAAATGATCTAGGCTTGTCCTCATG TGGTATATTTGAAATTAACTGCTCAAAGGGTGTCAAAGTTCAGGGAATCATTGGCCCTTGTGCATCTCTCGAAAAG AAAGGACCGTTATGCTCTGACACTGGCATCGGTCAGGGCCACACAAGCGCGTGGAAGATGTGTGGCCTTGGTAAAAGTACTTCCGTATGTTTAGTTTTTGAAATTGCTAAAAGGGAGACAGCTGATGTCGTTCTGCAGTCGCAGATCAACCAGTTCTACTTCCAGTTTTTAACATA TTATCAGCACTCAAATGGTCAAACAAGGCTCCGGGTTACAACTCTTTCAAGAAGATGGGTCATGGGAACTGAAAACTTACAG GAGTTGACAAATGGATTTGACCAAGAAGCAGCTGCTGTAGTTATGGCACGACTTATTTCTTTCAAAATGGAGACTCAG CCTGAGTTTAATCCCCAACGGTGGGCGGACAAAGCTTTAGTAAATCTATGCTCCCGGTTTGGAGAGTACCAAAAGGGCAATGCTTCTTCATTTAACCTACCTTCTCAGTTATCAAACTTCCCTCAGTTTGTGTTTCACTTGCGCCGATCTCAGTTTGTCCAG GTCTTTAACAACAGCCCAGACGAGACAGCATATTTTCGAATGATATTGAACCGAGAGAACGTTTCGAATTCAGTCGTTATGATTCAACCTTGGCTGGTTTCTTTCACATTCAATTCACAGCCAGAACCAATTCCTCTTGATGTGGCATCCATTGCAGCTGATAGAATCCTACTGTTGGATGCGTACTTCACACTCGTAATATTTCACGGTGCTACAATCGCTCAATGGAGAAAAGCTGGATACCATCATCAACCTGAGCACCAG GCACTTGTGCATCTGTTGCAGTCTCCTCGAGACTATTCAGATACAATAATAAACGAAAGGTTTCCCATTCCGCGTCTTGTCATATGCGATCAATATGGTTCACAG GCTCGTTTTCTACTAGCAAAACTGAATCCTTCATCAGATGGAAATGGTCCTTTTTCCGGAGGGAGTAATGTATTCACAGATGATGTTAGCTTGTCTGTGTTTCTTGATCATCTTCGAAGACTCATTGTTCATTAG
- the LOC106312292 gene encoding uncharacterized protein LOC106312292: MEPLMEDEEFSIREVVLPSLIPVVPEPELEREDGERRRGRDVIIAVDHGPNSKHAFDWALVHFCRLADTIHLVHAVSSVKNDVVYETSQALMEKLAVEAFQVAMVKSVARVVEGEAGKVICKEAERLKPAAVIMGTRGRSLVRSVLQGSVSEYCFHNCKSAPVIIVPGKEAGDESIVSWTKSGDPKP, from the exons ATGGAGCCTTTGATGGAAGACGAAGAGTTCAGTATTAGGGAAGTGGTGTTGCCGTCGCTGATCCCGGTCGTGCCGGAGCCGGAGCTAGAGAGGGAGGACGGAGAGAGGAGGAGAGGGAGAGATGTAATCATAGCCGTTGATCATGGTCCCAACAGCAAACACGCTTTTGATTGGGCTCTCGTTCATTTCTGCCGCCTCGCCGACACCATTCACCTCGTCCACGCCGTCTCGA GTGTTAAGAACGATGTTGTGTACGAGACGAGCCAAGCCCTCATGGAGAAACTCGCTGTTGAGGCCTTTCAAGTTGCCATG GTGAAGAGTGTGGCTCGTGTTGTTGAAGGGGAAGCAGGTAAAGTAATCTGCAAGGAAGCAGAGAGATTGAAGCCTGCGGCTGTAATCATGGGTACCCGAGGCCGGAGCTTAGTAAGAAG TGTGCTACAAGGGAGTGTAAGCGAGTATTGTTTCCACAATTGCAAATCCGCTCCTGTCATTATCGTTCCTGGGAAAG AAGCTGGAGACGAATCGATTGTAAGTTGGACAAAATCAGGAGATCCTAAACCCTGA